ATTTTATAACATGAATATTTTTTTTGCAATGGACTTTTTGACGGTTAAATCGTCTGGATATCTGATTCAATAATGTCTAAGCCGTCTAGCGGCTTAACCGTCTGGATATTGAAGTTACTACTATCTAAACCGCTTGGCGGCTTAGACGTTTGGATATTGAAGTTACTACTATCTAAACCGCTTGGCGGCTTAACCGTCTGGATAGTTTCTTCTTCGCTTTTGTTTTGTCCAGACGGTTTGACCGCCTGGACATCGGCTACCACTAAAAACGAACAAATAGGGGTCAGCTCACGATTTGTAAAAAATCGTACGTTAAGACAGTAGAAGCCATCTATTATTCGTCACTCTATCCTCTACTGGCAGAGCTAAGCGCGTAAAGTATCAAAAGACTATAACTTAGAAGAGCTTATGCTCGAAAGACAGATATAAAAGCACACCATACTCGCCCCTCGACGATCCGACTCCGATGGGAAAACTGATTCCGGGCACAATTTGCAATCCTGATTTGAAATTTATTGCGAAGCGAGCTCCAGGATTGATGAAAAAGCTATTCTCCCAAACCTTTGACCCATCGGGTTGCAAGGCCTGAGACGCATTCCATACAACCTCGGTCAACACATTTACATTCTCTGAAAGAAGGTAAACTACGCTGGCTCCGAGATTATATCCCCAAAGATCACCCTTCGCTCCCGACGCCTCTCTCGCACGCGGAGTAACTGTGGCTCCAGCATTCCAGTGGGTGACCCATTTATGCGACAATTCAATGCTCAGTGGGATGTTGACCTGATAACCGAGGGCTCCGTTCCCAAATCCCTCTCTGTAGTCGCCTGTTGGAAGCAGCAGTGAAAAACGCGGCGCAAGAGCGACATTGTCTTTCATGATCAACTGATATCGGTAGTTCAGGGCGATGTCGCTGATGCCGGTGCGAGATCCATCGCCCTGCAGATGGGCGAAGGGGATTGTGTACGAGAATTGGTGGGCCTGTTTCGGCACGGGCCATTCCTGTGTAAAAGTATAAAGCCATTCCTTGGACTTCTTCTGGTACTGGAAAGCCTGTATATGCTGTACTACTCCATCTTCCTGATTGTAAGCCTCCTCGATCAAAAAAGAATTGTCCTGTATCTTCTTCGGTTCCTCGGCAAGGCCCTGGCCGGCGTAAATGCTGATGATGATTATTATTGCAAAAGCAGTAATCCGCATAATTACACCTTTCATGGCTGATTTATCCTGCATACCTGATGAAAAGGCTATTTATTGATAATATCAGAATTCCCGGAAAACATAAAATGTTCTCGAAGCATCGATATATCTGCAGCATATATTCCGGAAACTGGAACAATACGGCAGACGCAAATCCACGTGCTCACATCTATCTTGATTCAATAGTCATCGTCGAAATTCCAAGTTTTATTTAGCTGGGCGGCATGGCAGCTTCTGCCTCAAAATTAAAAAGCCGCAGACTGTTCAGAATAACGATCACTGTCATTCCGACATCTGCAAAAATCGCTAGCGCAAGATTGCTGTATCCAGAAATTGCGAGCGCCATGAAAAGAGCTTTCACTGCGATAGCAGCTACAATATTGAACCGGATAGTTTGGACGCAGCGTCTTCCAAGACGAACAAGAAATGGGATGCGATCAAGCCTGTCGTTTAGCAAGGCAATGTCTGCATTCTCAAGGGCGAGATCAGATCCTGCAGTGCCCATCCCAATGCCAACCGAAGCCGCAGCAAGGGAGGGCGCATCGTTGATTCCGTCACCGACCATGCCAACTGTCCCATAACGCCTTGTCATAGACTGCATCTCGCGGGCCTTGTCATCCGGAAGAAGCCCTGCTTTTATCTCGGTTATTCCAACCAGACTGCCAACGTGTTTAGCAGAAATCTCGTTGTCGCCTGTCAACATGAAAGGCTCTATTCCCAGCTCCCGTAGAGAGTCCACCATCTGTCTGCTCTCTATCCTTATATCGTCCGTAACACCAATTACTCCTTTTACATGAATAGAATCGCTGATGACAATGGCAGTCTTGCCCTGTTTTTCAAGTTCCAAAACGGTAGAAGCTACTTCCTCAGGCACATAATGCTCCTCAGCCACAAACCGCATGCTTCCGAGGCAGTGATGGGGATCGGTGCAGATTGTGCACTGCCCTTTCACGCCTTTTCCCGGGGTTGCCTGAAAATTCTCAAATGGATGCGCTTCCAGCGATTGTTTGGCGGCCTTGTCCACAATGCTCTGCGCGATAGGATGTTCCGAAAAGACCTCGAGTCCGGCAGCACAGGCTAGCGCTTCTTCTACTGTATAGCCGTTGAATGCTCTTACATCTGACACAACTGGGCTGCCCTTGGTAAGCGTTCTTGTTTTGTCGAAAGCGATTGCTTTCATACGCCCCAGGGCCTCGAGAAACTGACCGCCCTTAATCAATACGCCTTTACGCGAGGCATTGCCAATAGATGAGAAGACCGCGATAGGCGTAGAAATAATCAAAGCGCAAGGGCAAGCAATAATTAACAGGCTAAGCGCCTGCGACAGCCACAGCTCAGGAGCCCCTCCGAAAAGCCAAACCGGAATTGCATAAAGAGCCAGAGATCCAAGGATGATTGCCGGCGTATAATATTTGGCAAACTGTTCAATAAACCTTTGCGACGCTGCCTTTTGTTGGGCTGCTTCCTCGGTCAGGATGATAATCCTGGCCAGAGTAGTGTCATCCACCGCTTTGGTTACGCGCACCTCAATGTATCCCTGCGTATTCAGGGTTCCAGCATAGACGGCATCGCCGACATTCTTTGTCTTTGGCAGCGGTTCGCCGGTGATCGTCGCCTCTTCAACGAGCGAAGTTCCTGCAATAACATCTCCGTCAAGTGGAATTGCGTCGCCGGGCCGAATTTCGATTACCTCTCCAATAGACACTAATTCTACCGGCACACGTTCTTCTCGCCCCTTGATCCAGGCTGTCTTCGGAGCGCGCGCCATGAGCGCTTCAATGGCTGTGCGGCTGCGCTTCATTCCGAAATCCTCAAGCGTCTCGCCAAACGCGAAAAGCGTTACGATAATTGCAGCCTCTTCCAGTTTCCCAAGATAAAGAGCTCCGCCGATGGCAATAGTCATCAGGAGATTAATATCCGAAAAGTTAAAGCGGAAAAGACTCCTGAGACCATGCAAGAGCACGTTCCTGCCGAACAGGACGATGATACCTAAGAATAGCGGCCATTCAATCCAGTCAGGCAGGTTCTTTCCAAAAAGAGCCCCTATTTCAAAGGGAATAATGACTGCAAGCGCAATCAATAGATGTCTGATCTTTGAATTTTCAAGAAGAGGTTTTATATCCATTATTATCGAAATCCTTTCCGGAAATGCCGATTAGCCGTACATTAACATTATATAAACTGTCCGGGCGGCGGTTTTCCGCCGCCCGGGAGCAGCCTCAATGCCGGTCCAGCATTCTCTTTCTGCTCACTTTGCCGTGACTCACAAAAACCCTGTCACCGACGTTGATCGTAGCATCGACGCTTTTTCCTGTCAGCTCTTTTCCATCTGCCGTTTTCACAGTGATTGTGGAACCGTCGATCTTTGTTACTGTCCCTTTGATATTATCGGCCGCAAAGCCGGTCGTGGCAATCGATAATATGAGACATAATGTCATAACGATCATTAATAAAAACTTCATAGCGAGCTTATTGTTTTTTCCCGTCAATGTATACCTCAAGCGATGAGACTCCCTTGAGGTATGAAGGCATACGGAACGGGAGATTCTTCATCTTGTACAAAGGCTTGAATTCAACAACAGCAGTTCTGCCTTCCCGTATAGTCACCTTTGCGACAGAGATCGCATTATCATCCGGCAGTTCTATCCTGACATCGTATATGCCAGGCTTCAGTCGGAGTCGTTTGTCCAGCGAGTAGCGCATACCAGGTCCCGCCTCCGGGTCCTTCGGCGTACTTCCGTCCGGTGCATACTTTGGGGTATCGGCCTGAGCACCTTCGACGCTCCATGTAACTGACTGCTGTCCAACAGTTACAACAAACGGATAATGATCGGCGCCATGATGTGATGCGGAGCTTTCCATCGGATAGAAGCCCTCCGGGTGTGTCTTGATTGACGTCTGTATAACAAGATAGCCGAATCCAGCTGGAACTGCCTCTGCTATCGCTTCTACAAATGTATCTCTAGAGACCTGCGAATCGTGATTATGTGTATTAAGCTGTCCAG
This genomic stretch from Synergistaceae bacterium harbors:
- a CDS encoding transporter, translated to MKGVIMRITAFAIIIIISIYAGQGLAEEPKKIQDNSFLIEEAYNQEDGVVQHIQAFQYQKKSKEWLYTFTQEWPVPKQAHQFSYTIPFAHLQGDGSRTGISDIALNYRYQLIMKDNVALAPRFSLLLPTGDYREGFGNGALGYQVNIPLSIELSHKWVTHWNAGATVTPRAREASGAKGDLWGYNLGASVVYLLSENVNVLTEVVWNASQALQPDGSKVWENSFFINPGARFAINFKSGLQIVPGISFPIGVGSSRGEYGVLLYLSFEHKLF
- the cadA gene encoding cadmium-translocating P-type ATPase, which encodes MDIKPLLENSKIRHLLIALAVIIPFEIGALFGKNLPDWIEWPLFLGIIVLFGRNVLLHGLRSLFRFNFSDINLLMTIAIGGALYLGKLEEAAIIVTLFAFGETLEDFGMKRSRTAIEALMARAPKTAWIKGREERVPVELVSIGEVIEIRPGDAIPLDGDVIAGTSLVEEATITGEPLPKTKNVGDAVYAGTLNTQGYIEVRVTKAVDDTTLARIIILTEEAAQQKAASQRFIEQFAKYYTPAIILGSLALYAIPVWLFGGAPELWLSQALSLLIIACPCALIISTPIAVFSSIGNASRKGVLIKGGQFLEALGRMKAIAFDKTRTLTKGSPVVSDVRAFNGYTVEEALACAAGLEVFSEHPIAQSIVDKAAKQSLEAHPFENFQATPGKGVKGQCTICTDPHHCLGSMRFVAEEHYVPEEVASTVLELEKQGKTAIVISDSIHVKGVIGVTDDIRIESRQMVDSLRELGIEPFMLTGDNEISAKHVGSLVGITEIKAGLLPDDKAREMQSMTRRYGTVGMVGDGINDAPSLAAASVGIGMGTAGSDLALENADIALLNDRLDRIPFLVRLGRRCVQTIRFNIVAAIAVKALFMALAISGYSNLALAIFADVGMTVIVILNSLRLFNFEAEAAMPPS